A stretch of the Streptomyces sp. NBC_01428 genome encodes the following:
- a CDS encoding serine hydrolase yields MIQAPGSPSAAPEAALAADDSPMGEAARWAVGLLTAPDLAADDVTVERFVPTFPPRRSQGFSATLGEWREKGPFTVLDYQPIAHKGWVTLAGPTGVRNTLSLTLDSSGLIRILTFLPEIQIPAIADWDALEDALRTPGVDHSVLAARLTPDGIEVLHASGADRPMPTGSAYKLYVMRALVQAVENGELTWDDEVTVRPELRSLPTGDMQDLPDGTRVSVCETAYKMIAMSDNTGADLIADRIGREAVERAVAASGHHEPALLRPFLTSHEVFELGWGAPQLRTAWTERDEAGRRDLLRSIARPMTVRGSDLGATVHRLGLDWHMTAYDVLHVLDGLRGDSARDTSGTVEHILTAYPGIAVDPARWSRAYFKAGSCPGVMMFCWLLEDGDGTAHVLVLRQSADEQKPIGDGLFLRGLGSRVVNSGLLTAKAAR; encoded by the coding sequence ATGATCCAAGCCCCTGGTTCCCCGTCCGCCGCCCCCGAGGCGGCGCTCGCGGCCGATGACTCCCCGATGGGCGAGGCGGCGCGCTGGGCGGTCGGGCTGCTGACGGCACCGGACCTCGCGGCGGACGACGTCACCGTCGAACGCTTCGTCCCCACCTTCCCGCCCCGGCGCAGCCAGGGCTTCTCCGCGACGCTCGGCGAGTGGCGCGAGAAGGGGCCGTTCACCGTCCTGGACTACCAGCCGATCGCCCACAAGGGATGGGTCACCCTGGCCGGCCCGACCGGAGTGCGCAACACGCTGTCGCTCACCCTCGACTCCTCCGGTCTGATCCGCATCCTCACCTTCCTGCCCGAGATCCAGATCCCCGCCATAGCCGACTGGGACGCGCTGGAGGACGCGCTGCGCACGCCCGGCGTCGACCACTCCGTCCTCGCCGCGCGTCTGACGCCCGACGGGATCGAGGTCCTGCACGCCTCCGGCGCGGACCGGCCGATGCCCACCGGCTCGGCGTACAAGCTCTACGTGATGCGGGCCCTCGTCCAGGCCGTCGAGAACGGCGAGCTGACCTGGGACGACGAGGTCACCGTCCGGCCGGAACTGCGCAGCCTGCCCACCGGCGACATGCAGGACCTCCCGGACGGGACCCGTGTCTCCGTGTGCGAGACCGCGTACAAGATGATCGCGATGAGCGACAACACCGGCGCGGACCTGATCGCCGACCGGATCGGCCGGGAGGCCGTCGAGCGGGCCGTCGCCGCCTCCGGGCACCACGAACCGGCGCTCCTGCGGCCCTTCCTGACCAGCCACGAGGTCTTCGAACTGGGATGGGGAGCACCGCAGTTGAGGACGGCGTGGACCGAGCGCGACGAGGCGGGGCGGCGCGACCTGCTGCGGTCGATCGCCCGCCCGATGACGGTCCGCGGCTCCGACCTCGGCGCGACCGTGCACCGGCTCGGCCTCGACTGGCACATGACGGCGTACGACGTCCTGCACGTCCTCGACGGGCTGCGCGGCGACAGCGCGCGGGACACCTCCGGCACGGTCGAGCACATCCTGACCGCCTACCCCGGTATCGCCGTCGACCCGGCACGGTGGAGCAGGGCCTACTTCAAGGCCGGCTCCTGCCCGGGCGTCATGATGTTCTGCTGGCTCCTGGAGGACGGTGACGGCACCGCGCACGTGCTGGTGCTGCGCCAGTCGGCGGACGAGCAGAAGCCCATCGGTGACGGTCTGTTCCTGCGCGGCCTCGGCTCGCGCGTCGTCAACTCCGGTCTCCTGACGGCGAAAGCCGCGCGGTGA
- a CDS encoding ferredoxin — protein MSDDEHGPGGTDREPGAEQGTEGGSGLTIAIVPDACCAMGRCAATEPDLFDQDPDTGTVVLLDATPAPALHASARLCAELCPCGAITVTES, from the coding sequence GTGAGCGACGACGAGCACGGGCCGGGCGGCACCGACCGGGAGCCGGGCGCGGAACAGGGCACGGAGGGCGGGTCGGGCCTGACGATCGCCATCGTGCCCGACGCCTGCTGCGCCATGGGCCGGTGTGCCGCGACCGAACCCGACCTCTTCGACCAGGACCCGGACACCGGCACCGTCGTCCTGCTCGACGCCACCCCCGCACCCGCCCTGCACGCCTCGGCCCGGCTCTGCGCCGAGCTGTGCCCGTGCGGCGCGATCACGGTCACCGAGAGCTGA
- a CDS encoding cytochrome P450, whose protein sequence is MMQNDAALQDEKAAPSYPMPRVCPVDPPPQLAGLRAGPAASKVTLWDGSQVWLVTSHAGVRAVLGDRRFTAVTSAPGFPMLTRTSQLVRAAPHTASFIRMDDPDHSRLRSMLTRDFLARRAEEMRPVLRELLDEMLSALVSSGERPVDLVTGLTTAVPSKVITLLFGVSEGDFIESRSAILIDRGYTPDQVAAARDELDGFLRELVEQRVADPGTDLVSRLVTEQVRPGRLSVEELVPMCRLLLVAGHGTTASQAALSLLSLATDPNLAGALAKDESLLPKAVDELLRFHSIVQNGLARAAVEDVRLDDVTIRAGEGVVLSLAAGNRDEGVFPSPDTLDPHRDARRHLAFGHGIHQCLGQWLAKVEIEEMLAAVLRWMPGVRLAVPFEELDFRHEVSSYGLGALPVTW, encoded by the coding sequence ATGATGCAGAACGACGCGGCACTCCAGGACGAGAAGGCGGCCCCCTCGTACCCGATGCCACGGGTCTGTCCCGTGGACCCGCCCCCGCAGCTCGCCGGACTGCGCGCCGGTCCGGCCGCGAGCAAGGTCACCCTGTGGGACGGCAGTCAGGTCTGGCTGGTCACCTCCCACGCCGGGGTACGGGCCGTGCTCGGTGACCGCCGGTTCACCGCCGTCACCAGCGCCCCGGGCTTCCCGATGCTGACGCGCACCTCCCAACTGGTGCGCGCCGCACCGCACACGGCCTCCTTCATCCGCATGGACGACCCGGACCACTCCCGGCTGCGTTCGATGCTCACGCGGGACTTCCTGGCCCGCCGCGCCGAGGAGATGCGCCCCGTGCTGCGGGAGCTGCTCGACGAGATGCTGTCCGCGCTGGTCTCCTCCGGCGAGCGGCCCGTCGACCTCGTCACCGGGCTCACGACAGCCGTGCCCTCCAAGGTCATCACCCTGCTCTTCGGGGTCTCCGAGGGGGACTTCATCGAGAGCCGCAGCGCGATCCTCATCGACCGCGGCTACACCCCCGACCAAGTGGCTGCCGCCCGCGACGAGTTGGACGGCTTCCTGCGTGAGCTGGTCGAGCAGCGGGTCGCCGACCCGGGCACCGACCTGGTGAGCCGGCTCGTCACCGAGCAGGTGCGCCCCGGCCGGCTGAGCGTCGAGGAACTCGTGCCGATGTGCCGGCTGCTGCTGGTCGCCGGACACGGCACGACCGCCAGCCAGGCCGCGCTCAGCCTGCTCAGTCTCGCCACCGACCCGAACCTGGCCGGCGCGCTCGCCAAGGACGAGAGCCTGCTGCCGAAGGCCGTCGACGAACTGCTGCGCTTCCACTCCATCGTGCAGAACGGGCTGGCCCGCGCCGCCGTCGAGGACGTCCGGCTCGACGACGTGACGATCCGGGCCGGTGAGGGCGTCGTCCTCTCGCTGGCCGCCGGCAACCGCGACGAGGGGGTCTTCCCGTCCCCGGACACGCTCGACCCGCACCGCGACGCCCGCCGCCACCTCGCCTTCGGCCACGGCATCCACCAGTGCCTCGGCCAGTGGCTCGCCAAGGTCGAGATCGAGGAGATGCTCGCCGCCGTCCTGCGCTGGATGCCCGGCGTGCGGCTCGCGGTGCCCTTCGAGGAGCTGGACTTCCGCCACGAGGTGTCGAGCTACGGGCTCGGCGCGCTGCCGGTGACCTGGTGA
- a CDS encoding SDR family NAD(P)-dependent oxidoreductase has translation MTTTSALHGKVALVTGASSGIGAATARALAAEGAAVAVAARRVDRLTALADELAAGGATVHVVELDVTDERAAADAVRSTVETLGRLDILVNNAGIMLLGPVEDADTTDWTRMINTNVLGLMYMTHAALPHLLRSQGTVVQISSIAGRVAGRGAAGYNASKFAVNGFSEGLRQEVTERGVRVVVVEPGTVETELREHITHAPTKAAIEERVAKIRQLQATDIAEAVRYAVTAPPHATVNEIFIRPTDQA, from the coding sequence ATGACCACGACGTCAGCACTGCACGGAAAGGTCGCGCTCGTCACGGGCGCGAGTTCGGGGATCGGCGCGGCCACCGCGCGGGCGCTCGCCGCGGAGGGCGCGGCGGTCGCCGTCGCGGCCCGCCGAGTCGACCGGCTGACCGCGCTCGCGGACGAACTCGCCGCGGGCGGCGCCACCGTGCACGTCGTCGAACTGGACGTGACCGACGAGCGGGCCGCGGCCGACGCCGTCCGGTCCACGGTGGAGACCCTGGGACGCCTCGACATCCTCGTGAACAACGCCGGGATCATGCTGCTCGGCCCCGTCGAGGACGCCGACACCACCGACTGGACCCGGATGATCAACACCAATGTCCTCGGCCTGATGTACATGACCCACGCGGCCCTTCCGCACCTGCTCAGGAGCCAGGGCACGGTCGTGCAGATCTCCTCGATCGCCGGCCGCGTCGCCGGGCGCGGGGCGGCCGGCTACAACGCGAGCAAGTTCGCCGTGAACGGCTTCAGCGAGGGGCTGCGCCAGGAGGTCACCGAACGCGGGGTGCGTGTCGTGGTCGTCGAGCCGGGCACGGTCGAGACGGAGCTGCGCGAGCACATCACCCACGCGCCGACGAAGGCCGCGATCGAGGAACGGGTCGCCAAGATCCGGCAGTTGCAGGCCACCGACATCGCCGAGGCGGTCCGCTACGCCGTCACCGCGCCGCCCCACGCGACGGTCAACGAGATCTTCATCCGGCCGACCGACCAGGCCTGA
- a CDS encoding LysR family transcriptional regulator, which yields MSSGSETTPAVHPALASVLDRPTPFPSSFSSAAAPAPASPTTLPGTPAGFPFTRPDLSLLDAVGQCGDLAEAARRTGSRGGAVERQLERLDKAVGLPLTLRGRHTARLTSAGSRLLAAGRRFFRQVDLAVRTDIFGHGPEAVDAPAVLAIASAEPFLEDVVEDAAAALDILLSVHHDTPQQVMRRLAGYHVDAAHTWSLDAPGRSLERPVRTYPVLDDPLWVTLPQGHRLAGGGAVPLADLRDETWVSEVGPDSEVLVARVFQAAGLPAPAALHVTGASVARGMLRRGDAIGLGSPTRPAVVAPSVVHRSLVERPHRSTSLLVDPTVVPGALAEHLAELLADRYLHRFADRHPDLLTDPWWARWYRARTAGAARAAGPAPAAPTAPDTAQGTRKLDVDDLHVLRAVARHGSINRAAAVLSISQSALTRRIHRLELGLGAQLLLRSARGTDLTGSTRSFLHRLGRFEAEFHEAAQSCRGLALPGGTGTHRQDPRAMPQPAPSAT from the coding sequence TTGTCTTCCGGGTCAGAAACAACGCCTGCGGTACATCCTGCACTCGCCTCTGTTCTCGACCGGCCGACTCCTTTCCCTTCTTCCTTCTCCTCCGCCGCCGCGCCCGCTCCGGCGTCCCCCACGACACTCCCCGGCACCCCGGCGGGCTTCCCCTTCACCCGCCCCGACCTGTCCCTGCTGGACGCGGTCGGGCAGTGCGGGGACCTCGCCGAGGCAGCCCGGCGGACCGGCTCCCGGGGCGGTGCCGTCGAGCGCCAACTGGAGCGCCTGGACAAGGCGGTGGGGCTGCCGCTGACCCTGCGGGGCCGGCACACCGCGCGCCTCACCTCGGCGGGCTCCCGCCTGCTGGCCGCCGGCCGCCGGTTCTTCCGCCAGGTCGACCTCGCCGTCCGGACGGACATCTTCGGGCACGGCCCCGAGGCCGTCGACGCCCCGGCCGTCCTGGCCATCGCGTCCGCCGAACCGTTCCTGGAGGACGTCGTCGAGGACGCCGCCGCCGCCCTGGACATCCTGCTGTCGGTGCACCACGACACGCCCCAGCAGGTCATGCGCAGGCTCGCCGGCTACCACGTGGACGCGGCGCACACCTGGAGCCTGGACGCCCCGGGCCGGTCCCTCGAACGTCCCGTGCGCACCTACCCGGTCCTCGACGACCCGCTGTGGGTCACCCTGCCCCAGGGCCACCGGCTGGCCGGCGGCGGCGCCGTCCCGCTCGCCGACCTGCGGGACGAGACCTGGGTGTCCGAGGTGGGCCCCGACTCCGAGGTCCTGGTCGCGCGGGTCTTCCAGGCCGCCGGGCTGCCCGCCCCCGCCGCCCTGCACGTCACCGGAGCCTCCGTGGCCCGAGGCATGCTGCGGCGCGGCGACGCGATCGGCCTCGGCTCCCCGACCCGCCCGGCCGTCGTCGCCCCCTCCGTGGTCCACCGGTCCCTCGTGGAGCGCCCGCACCGCTCCACCAGCCTCCTCGTCGACCCGACGGTCGTCCCCGGCGCCCTCGCGGAGCACCTGGCCGAGCTGCTCGCCGACCGCTATCTGCACCGTTTCGCCGACCGTCACCCGGACCTGCTCACCGACCCCTGGTGGGCCCGCTGGTACCGCGCGCGGACGGCCGGCGCGGCCCGCGCGGCCGGACCGGCGCCGGCCGCGCCGACCGCACCGGACACCGCGCAGGGCACCCGGAAGCTCGACGTCGACGACCTGCACGTGCTGCGGGCGGTGGCGCGGCACGGCAGCATCAACCGGGCGGCCGCGGTGCTCTCCATCAGCCAGTCCGCGCTGACCCGCCGCATCCACCGGCTCGAACTCGGCCTGGGGGCACAGCTGTTGCTGCGCAGCGCGCGGGGCACCGATCTCACCGGGTCCACCCGCAGCTTCCTGCACCGGCTGGGCCGCTTCGAGGCGGAGTTCCACGAGGCGGCGCAGTCCTGCCGGGGCCTCGCCCTGCCGGGGGGCACGGGGACCCACCGGCAGGACCCGCGCGCGATGCCTCAGCCGGCTCCGAGCGCCACGTAG
- a CDS encoding ABC transporter substrate-binding protein encodes MESTRTDTGETGYDAGVRGVVRPGDALGGTLRLVRTDDFDSLDPGNTYYAYTWNFLRLIGRTLVTFDTAPGKVGQRLVPDLAEALGEASEGGRVWTYRLREGLRFEDGSPVTAGDVKYAIARSNYGTDVLGAGPTYFRHLLGTEYGGPWREPDVDGPVTLETPDERTLVFRLAEPFAGMDLLATMPSTTPVPRRLDTGAAYRLGPVATGPYRVVSYTRGELAVLERNPHWDPETDPVRRQRAERVEVHLGKDPHEVDRMLLAGEAHIDLAGFGVQPSTQEKILADPALRADADNPLSGFTWIYCLSSRIAPFDNVHARRAVQFATDKAAMQEAYGGSVGGDIATTILPPTLDGHQDFDRYPVGAEGRGDLDAARAELAAAGMPDGFRTKIAARKDRLKEYRAAEALAAGLARVGIEAEVLDFPSGDYFDIYGGCPAYLREHGIGIIMFGWGADFPDGYGFLQQIVDGRAIKERGNQNMGELDDPEINALLDRGATSSDPAERAEIWHRIDRLTMEHAVIVPYLYPRSLLYRHPDARNVYVTGSFGMYDYVALGAG; translated from the coding sequence ATGGAGAGCACGAGGACAGACACCGGCGAGACCGGGTACGACGCGGGGGTCCGGGGTGTGGTGAGGCCGGGCGACGCACTCGGCGGCACGCTCCGCCTCGTCCGCACCGACGACTTCGACTCGCTGGACCCCGGCAACACGTACTACGCGTACACGTGGAACTTCCTGCGCCTCATCGGGCGGACGCTCGTCACCTTCGACACCGCGCCGGGCAAGGTGGGCCAGCGCCTCGTGCCGGACCTGGCGGAGGCGCTCGGCGAGGCCTCGGAGGGCGGCCGGGTGTGGACGTACCGGCTGCGCGAGGGACTGCGGTTCGAGGACGGCAGCCCGGTCACCGCCGGTGACGTGAAGTACGCGATCGCCCGCAGCAACTACGGCACCGACGTGCTCGGCGCGGGGCCCACCTACTTCCGGCATCTGCTGGGCACCGAGTACGGCGGCCCGTGGCGCGAGCCCGACGTCGACGGGCCGGTCACCCTGGAGACACCCGACGAGCGCACCCTCGTGTTCCGGCTGGCGGAGCCGTTCGCGGGAATGGACCTGCTGGCGACGATGCCGAGCACGACCCCGGTGCCGCGCCGGCTCGACACCGGCGCCGCCTACCGGCTCGGGCCGGTCGCGACGGGCCCGTACCGCGTGGTCTCGTACACCCGCGGTGAACTCGCCGTCCTGGAACGCAATCCGCACTGGGACCCGGAGACCGACCCGGTGCGCAGGCAGCGGGCCGAACGCGTCGAGGTGCACCTCGGCAAGGACCCGCACGAGGTCGACCGGATGCTGCTCGCCGGGGAGGCGCACATCGACCTCGCCGGGTTCGGGGTCCAGCCCTCGACGCAGGAGAAGATCCTGGCGGACCCGGCGCTGCGCGCCGACGCCGACAACCCGCTGTCCGGGTTCACCTGGATCTACTGCCTGTCGAGCCGGATCGCGCCGTTCGACAACGTGCACGCCCGCCGCGCGGTGCAGTTCGCCACCGACAAGGCCGCGATGCAGGAGGCGTACGGCGGTTCGGTCGGCGGGGACATCGCGACGACGATTCTGCCGCCGACCCTCGACGGTCATCAGGACTTCGACCGGTACCCGGTGGGGGCCGAGGGGCGCGGTGACCTGGACGCGGCGCGGGCCGAACTCGCCGCCGCCGGGATGCCCGACGGGTTCCGGACGAAGATCGCCGCCCGCAAGGACCGGCTGAAGGAGTACCGGGCCGCCGAGGCGCTGGCCGCCGGGCTCGCCCGGGTCGGGATCGAGGCCGAGGTGCTGGACTTCCCCTCGGGCGACTACTTCGACATCTACGGCGGCTGCCCCGCCTATCTGCGCGAACACGGCATCGGGATCATCATGTTCGGCTGGGGCGCCGACTTCCCCGACGGGTACGGGTTCCTCCAGCAGATCGTCGACGGCCGGGCCATCAAGGAGCGCGGCAACCAGAACATGGGTGAGCTCGACGACCCGGAGATCAACGCCCTGCTCGACCGCGGTGCGACCTCCTCCGACCCGGCCGAGCGGGCGGAGATCTGGCACCGGATCGACCGCCTCACCATGGAGCACGCGGTGATCGTGCCGTACCTGTACCCGCGCTCGCTCCTCTACCGTCACCCGGACGCCCGCAACGTCTACGTCACCGGGTCCTTCGGGATGTACGACTACGTGGCGCTCGGAGCCGGCTGA
- the argJ gene encoding bifunctional glutamate N-acetyltransferase/amino-acid acetyltransferase ArgJ, giving the protein MSDSTSTARATPLGFAVHTAPVGLGDDGRDDFTVLASTVPAQVSGVFTRSRFVGPSVLLSREAVADGQARGVVVLARNANVATGREGEANAREIRASVAATLGVPDGEVLVASTGVIGRQYPMPQIREHLKSLALPFPEGGFDRAARAIMTTDTRPKEVRLRCGDATVVGIAKGVGMLEPDMATLLTFFATDARLDPAEQDRIFRRVMDRTFNAVSIDTDTSTSDTAVLFANGLAGDVDPGEFEQVLHEAALALVKDIASDGEGASKLIEVRVTGARDTAQAKRVGKTVVNSPLVKTAVHGSDPNWGRVAMAVGKCSDDTDIDQDVVRIRFGETEVYPTGSVDVAEEDAVRAAVAEHLKGDEVVIGIDLGIAEGEFTVYGCDLTEGYVRLNSEYTT; this is encoded by the coding sequence ATGTCCGACTCCACATCGACGGCTCGGGCGACGCCGCTGGGCTTCGCCGTGCACACCGCCCCGGTCGGTCTCGGCGACGACGGCCGGGACGACTTCACCGTGCTCGCCTCGACCGTCCCGGCCCAGGTCAGCGGGGTGTTCACCCGGTCCCGGTTCGTCGGGCCGAGCGTTCTGCTGAGCCGGGAGGCCGTCGCCGACGGACAGGCCCGCGGGGTGGTCGTCCTGGCCCGCAACGCCAACGTCGCGACCGGCCGGGAGGGCGAGGCCAACGCGCGCGAGATCCGCGCCTCGGTCGCCGCCACGCTGGGCGTGCCCGACGGCGAGGTACTGGTCGCCTCCACCGGCGTGATCGGCCGCCAGTACCCCATGCCGCAGATCCGCGAGCACCTCAAGTCGCTGGCCCTGCCGTTCCCCGAGGGCGGATTCGACCGGGCGGCCCGCGCCATCATGACCACCGACACCCGGCCCAAGGAGGTCCGGCTGCGCTGCGGCGACGCGACGGTCGTCGGCATCGCCAAGGGCGTCGGCATGCTGGAGCCCGACATGGCCACGCTGCTCACCTTCTTCGCCACCGACGCCCGCCTCGACCCGGCCGAGCAGGACCGGATCTTCCGGCGCGTCATGGACCGCACGTTCAACGCCGTCAGCATCGACACGGACACCTCGACCAGCGACACCGCGGTGCTGTTCGCCAACGGGCTGGCCGGCGACGTCGATCCCGGCGAGTTCGAGCAGGTCCTCCACGAAGCCGCCCTCGCGCTCGTCAAGGACATCGCGAGCGACGGCGAGGGGGCGAGCAAGCTCATCGAGGTGCGCGTGACGGGGGCGCGGGACACCGCCCAGGCCAAGCGGGTCGGCAAGACCGTCGTCAACTCCCCGCTCGTGAAGACCGCCGTGCACGGCAGCGACCCCAACTGGGGGCGGGTCGCGATGGCGGTCGGGAAGTGCTCCGACGACACGGACATCGACCAGGACGTGGTGCGGATCCGGTTCGGGGAGACGGAGGTGTACCCGACGGGGTCCGTCGACGTGGCCGAGGAGGACGCCGTGCGGGCCGCTGTCGCGGAGCACCTCAAGGGGGACGAGGTGGTCATCGGGATCGACCTCGGGATCGCCGAGGGGGAGTTCACCGTGTACGGCTGCGACCTCACCGAGGGGTACGTCCGCCTCAACTCGGAGTACACGACCTGA
- the cs1 gene encoding clavaminate synthase Cs1 — protein sequence MASPIIDCTAHQEHLRALAAELPAVPRADLYGFLEQAKALSERLPREIGAALDRFNAEGTEDGYLLLRGLPLEAEGELPPTPTSTPAPADRGRLLMEAMLAVAGRRLGLHTGYAELRSGTVYHDVYPSPGAHYLSSETSETLLEFHTEMAYHVLQPNYVMLACSRADHERRAETLVGSVRKALTLLDEDTKARLFDRRLPCCVDVAFRGGVEDPGAIAEVKALYGNEKDPFLGYDRELLAPEEPADKEAVAALSQALDDVTEAVKLTPGDLLIIDNFRTTHARTPFSPRWDGKDRWLHRVYIRTERNGQLSGGERAGDVVSFSPRR from the coding sequence ATGGCTTCTCCGATCATCGACTGCACCGCCCACCAGGAACACCTGCGCGCCCTCGCGGCCGAACTCCCCGCGGTGCCGCGCGCCGACCTGTACGGCTTCCTGGAGCAGGCGAAGGCCCTGTCCGAGCGGCTGCCGCGCGAGATAGGCGCCGCCCTCGACAGGTTCAACGCCGAGGGCACCGAGGACGGCTATCTGCTGCTACGCGGACTGCCGTTGGAGGCGGAGGGCGAACTGCCGCCCACGCCCACCTCCACGCCCGCGCCGGCGGACCGGGGCCGGCTGCTCATGGAGGCGATGCTCGCCGTCGCCGGCCGTCGGCTCGGACTGCACACCGGCTACGCCGAGTTGCGCTCCGGCACGGTCTACCACGACGTGTATCCCTCGCCGGGCGCGCACTACCTCAGCTCGGAGACCTCCGAGACGCTCCTGGAGTTCCACACCGAGATGGCGTACCACGTCCTCCAGCCGAACTACGTCATGCTGGCCTGCTCCCGCGCGGACCACGAGCGCCGTGCGGAGACGCTCGTCGGCTCGGTGCGCAAGGCGCTCACCCTGCTCGACGAGGACACGAAGGCGCGGCTCTTCGACCGCAGGCTGCCGTGCTGCGTCGACGTCGCCTTCCGCGGGGGCGTCGAGGACCCGGGGGCGATCGCCGAGGTCAAGGCGCTGTACGGGAACGAGAAGGACCCGTTCCTCGGCTACGACCGTGAGCTGCTCGCCCCCGAGGAGCCGGCCGACAAGGAGGCCGTCGCCGCCCTGTCGCAGGCCCTGGACGATGTGACGGAGGCCGTGAAGCTCACCCCCGGCGACCTCCTGATCATCGACAACTTCCGTACCACGCACGCCCGTACGCCGTTCAGCCCGCGCTGGGACGGCAAGGACCGCTGGCTCCACCGGGTGTACATCAGGACCGAGCGCAACGGGCAGCTGTCGGGTGGTGAACGGGCGGGCGACGTGGTGTCGTTCTCCCCGCGCCGCTAG
- the speB gene encoding agmatinase, translated as MERIDSHVSPRYAQIPTFMRLPHDQNPRGYDVVVIGAPYDGGTSYRPGARFGPRAIRNESGLIHGVGIDRGPGTFDLINCVDGGDIDLTPFNMNIAIETAQRHLAELLKSNAAFMMLGGDHSLTVAALRAVAEQHGPVAVLHLDAHSDTNPAFYGGQYHHGTPFRHGIEEKLIDPAAMVQIGIRGHNPKPDSLDYARGNGVRVVTADEFGDLGVAGTADLVRERVGGRPVYVSVDIDVVDPAFAPGTGTPAPGGLSSRELLALLRCVGDLRPVGFDVMEVSPLYDHAGITSVLATEIGAELLYQYARAHRAPA; from the coding sequence GTGGAACGCATCGACTCGCACGTCTCGCCCCGCTACGCGCAGATCCCCACCTTCATGCGCCTGCCGCACGACCAGAATCCGCGCGGCTACGACGTCGTCGTCATCGGCGCCCCCTACGACGGCGGCACCAGCTACCGGCCCGGCGCCCGCTTCGGACCCCGTGCGATCCGCAACGAGTCCGGGCTGATCCACGGCGTCGGCATCGACCGGGGGCCGGGCACCTTCGACCTCATCAACTGCGTCGACGGCGGCGACATCGACCTCACGCCGTTCAACATGAACATCGCGATCGAGACCGCGCAACGGCATCTGGCGGAACTGCTCAAGAGCAACGCCGCCTTCATGATGCTGGGCGGCGACCACTCCCTGACCGTGGCCGCCCTGCGGGCCGTCGCCGAGCAGCACGGCCCCGTCGCCGTCCTGCACCTGGACGCGCACTCCGACACCAACCCCGCCTTCTACGGCGGCCAGTACCACCACGGCACCCCGTTCCGGCACGGCATCGAGGAGAAGCTCATCGATCCGGCCGCGATGGTGCAGATCGGGATCCGCGGCCACAACCCGAAGCCCGACTCCCTCGACTACGCCCGCGGCAACGGCGTCCGCGTCGTGACCGCCGACGAGTTCGGCGACCTCGGCGTGGCGGGCACCGCGGACCTCGTACGGGAACGGGTCGGAGGGCGGCCCGTGTACGTGTCGGTCGACATCGACGTCGTCGACCCCGCCTTCGCCCCCGGGACGGGCACCCCCGCGCCCGGCGGTCTGAGCTCCCGCGAGCTCCTCGCCCTGCTGCGCTGCGTCGGCGACCTCAGACCGGTCGGCTTCGACGTCATGGAGGTCTCGCCCCTGTACGACCACGCCGGGATCACCTCCGTCCTGGCCACCGAGATCGGCGCCGAACTGCTCTACCAGTACGCCCGCGCCCACCGCGCCCCGGCGTAG